One genomic region from Halobacteriovorax vibrionivorans encodes:
- a CDS encoding flagellar motor protein MotB, which produces MADESAAAVDEGNVKCPPCEEGLPGWMATFSDLVTLLLTFFVLLLSFAKTETAKYEAALGSIRNAFGGNVLQQGEVIQKGKSPDNFPTMMESQTPIRPFPIEFLTMEGILDKHEINRGSDESLKNMRYDLKEFNLNENVTVYEQAEGIAVRLKDKIYFKRGSVEIDSNKIAVSSYQRMINLLKKRNWKVFVIGHAARGEVSRDGKSDALELSSARATAVTKSLIRRGVAPERISTVFYGDTRLTDLPGSSQMEVDRENRKVVFLIRKRDLEDNGHKVDAQ; this is translated from the coding sequence ATGGCAGATGAAAGTGCTGCAGCAGTAGATGAAGGAAATGTAAAATGTCCACCGTGTGAAGAGGGTTTACCGGGGTGGATGGCCACGTTCTCCGATCTGGTTACGCTTCTACTGACATTCTTCGTACTTCTACTATCGTTTGCAAAGACAGAAACAGCAAAGTATGAAGCCGCTCTAGGTTCGATTCGTAATGCCTTTGGAGGTAACGTTCTTCAACAAGGTGAAGTTATCCAAAAAGGTAAGTCTCCAGATAATTTTCCAACAATGATGGAATCTCAAACTCCTATCCGTCCTTTTCCAATTGAGTTTCTAACGATGGAAGGGATCCTTGATAAGCATGAAATTAATCGTGGCTCAGATGAGAGCCTAAAAAATATGCGCTATGACCTTAAAGAGTTTAACCTCAATGAAAACGTCACTGTGTATGAGCAAGCTGAGGGCATTGCCGTTCGACTTAAAGATAAGATTTATTTTAAGCGAGGCTCAGTTGAAATTGATTCAAATAAAATAGCGGTTTCAAGTTATCAGAGAATGATAAATCTTCTTAAAAAGAGGAATTGGAAGGTCTTTGTTATTGGGCATGCCGCTCGCGGTGAAGTCTCACGAGATGGAAAAAGTGATGCTTTAGAGCTGTCTTCAGCAAGAGCAACGGCCGTAACAAAATCACTCATTAGGCGCGGTGTCGCACCAGAGAGAATCTCAACAGTATTCTATGGTGATACACGTTTAACTGATCTTCCAGGTAGTTCTCAAATGGAAGTTGATCGTGAAAATCGCAAGGTTGTCTTCTTAATTAGAAAACGTGACCTTGAAGACAATGGCCATAAAGTCGATGCACAATAA
- a CDS encoding motility protein A, which produces MDIASVIGLVLAVGGILGSIMSGGAISIFIDVPSILVVFLGLVGVTLYRWPMEVIKGLVSIAMKSFFFTAVDPKEKINKIKELAELARRESVFALEKAEIDDPFMKKAMTLAADNRPPEVIASILQMDIDSMESRHKTGSDVFGGVAADGPAMGMIGTLIGLVQMLQNLSDPSAIGPAMAVALLTTFYGAIIANVFANPVKNKIEYRSQMELMSMSIVIAGTLGIVAGENPRMIIEKLNSFLPPSERSSDDDGGGEE; this is translated from the coding sequence ATGGATATAGCATCAGTTATTGGTTTAGTTTTAGCGGTTGGTGGGATCTTGGGATCCATCATGTCGGGGGGAGCGATTTCGATCTTCATCGACGTGCCATCGATCTTAGTTGTTTTCCTCGGACTTGTTGGGGTTACACTCTATCGCTGGCCAATGGAAGTTATTAAAGGCCTTGTCTCAATTGCCATGAAGTCTTTCTTCTTTACTGCAGTTGATCCTAAAGAAAAGATTAATAAGATTAAAGAACTAGCAGAACTAGCTCGTCGTGAGTCGGTTTTCGCTCTTGAGAAAGCGGAAATTGATGATCCTTTTATGAAGAAGGCCATGACACTAGCAGCAGATAATAGACCACCTGAAGTTATTGCATCAATTCTACAAATGGATATCGACTCAATGGAGTCTCGTCACAAAACAGGTTCAGATGTTTTTGGTGGGGTTGCTGCTGACGGTCCGGCCATGGGAATGATCGGGACCCTAATCGGTCTGGTACAAATGCTTCAGAACCTTTCAGATCCGTCGGCCATTGGTCCGGCCATGGCCGTTGCCCTTTTGACAACGTTCTATGGTGCCATCATTGCCAACGTTTTTGCAAACCCGGTTAAGAATAAGATTGAATATCGTTCTCAGATGGAGCTTATGTCCATGAGTATTGTTATTGCGGGAACGCTAGGGATTGTAGCGGGTGAGAACCCACGTATGATTATTGAAAAATTAAATTCATTCCTACCTCCAAGTGAGAGATCATCTGACGATGACGGCGGTGGTGAAGAATAA
- a CDS encoding chorismate-binding protein: MDKSYALFKTESGFLKLEKPVQYFQVTNKSITNVLTNEVQKFDTQAFDELFNKKWQVQILEYELGHLFQWDDLLTQEEVNLATFINFESTSELTTIEDDALSGARITCESFRDEYRNKFKATYENLLDGNCYQLNLTHIIPLEVNDISLLEKSFRYESIFSSLGEFAHLINLPLQDRLILSNSPECLFEYDFIEKKIVTRPIKGTIKKELGRDSLIGDVKNESELNIITDLLRHDLSGIGENFSVVESLREFFEVPGLIHQYSRISVKEDHLNIPKVLKAIFPGGSITGAPKKRVLKLIKEIEAQKRGLYTGSTVLAVDKIAKASINIRSLDVIKSTGAARYGSGGGITLLSEEVSEFDELLAKTNSFLKVFFKDVNF; the protein is encoded by the coding sequence GTGGATAAGAGCTACGCTCTCTTTAAAACAGAATCAGGCTTCTTAAAACTTGAGAAGCCTGTCCAATATTTTCAAGTTACAAATAAATCCATTACGAATGTATTAACAAATGAAGTTCAAAAGTTTGATACCCAAGCATTTGATGAATTGTTTAATAAAAAGTGGCAAGTTCAAATCCTAGAATATGAATTAGGACATCTCTTTCAGTGGGATGATTTATTAACACAAGAAGAGGTTAATCTTGCTACATTCATAAACTTTGAATCAACTAGTGAGCTCACCACTATTGAAGATGATGCTCTCAGTGGTGCAAGGATTACTTGTGAAAGCTTTCGTGATGAATATCGTAATAAGTTTAAGGCAACTTATGAAAACCTCTTAGATGGCAATTGCTATCAGTTAAACCTTACTCACATAATTCCATTAGAAGTTAATGATATTTCTTTATTAGAAAAGTCATTTCGATATGAATCAATCTTTTCAAGTCTGGGAGAGTTTGCACATTTAATAAACCTGCCGCTACAAGATCGACTTATTCTAAGTAATTCACCAGAGTGCCTTTTTGAGTATGATTTTATTGAAAAGAAAATCGTAACAAGGCCTATTAAGGGAACAATTAAAAAAGAGTTGGGACGTGATTCTTTAATTGGTGATGTAAAGAATGAAAGTGAGCTCAATATTATTACGGATCTTTTACGCCACGACCTTTCTGGCATTGGTGAGAATTTCTCAGTTGTCGAATCATTGCGTGAATTCTTTGAAGTACCAGGCTTAATTCATCAATACTCAAGAATAAGCGTGAAAGAAGATCATTTAAATATACCAAAAGTACTCAAGGCCATCTTTCCTGGTGGTAGCATCACCGGTGCTCCAAAGAAAAGAGTCTTAAAGTTAATCAAGGAAATCGAAGCGCAAAAGCGTGGGCTATATACGGGTTCTACCGTTTTGGCCGTTGATAAGATAGCTAAGGCATCGATTAATATACGCTCTTTAGATGTAATTAAGTCCACTGGTGCGGCCCGTTACGGAAGTGGGGGTGGTATTACACTACTTAGTGAAGAAGTCAGTGAATTCGATGAGTTACTCGCAAAAACTAATAGTTTTCTTAAGGTTTTCTTTAAAGATGTAAATTTCTAA
- the dnaB gene encoding replicative DNA helicase → MKKGITLPNDTLSEKSLLSCLILDSQSFDEISDLKLEGKDFYDPKYGIVFDAIKDMVYSNSPVDYVTICSHLSGHNRLEEIGGQGFILDITEDQVSSVNLRHYAKTVRDKASLRELVRQARKVADKGATFSGNAQDFIQEVEATFFGLTNEAKQGSMVKLNECLKENIKEIEDTSRKAGEIQGVPTGYPALDKLLLGMQAGQLIILAARPAMGKTALALNVAQNTCEISKLPVALFSLEMMAKELSMRLLTQRAKVDSKRIRTKDFLETDLRRIGQGIKQLAELPIYINDNAGTNLLDIQSACRKIKASEGLGLVVIDYLQLMSSHNKALPREQQISEISRGLKNMAKELECPVIALSQLNRGVEARPNKRPMTSDLRESGSIEQDADIVMFVYRDEYYNPDTKDQGIAEVIVGKNRGGEVGTAKLTFVGAHTSFENIAYGAEDQPGG, encoded by the coding sequence ATGAAAAAGGGAATTACACTTCCTAATGATACTTTATCTGAAAAGTCGCTACTTTCTTGTCTAATTTTAGACAGTCAGTCTTTTGATGAAATCTCAGACTTAAAACTTGAAGGAAAAGATTTCTACGATCCAAAGTATGGAATTGTATTTGATGCTATTAAAGATATGGTCTATTCAAATAGTCCAGTTGATTACGTAACAATTTGTTCACATCTTTCAGGGCATAATCGTCTTGAGGAGATTGGGGGACAAGGATTTATCCTCGATATTACAGAAGATCAGGTTTCAAGTGTAAACCTACGTCACTATGCAAAGACGGTTCGCGATAAGGCATCTCTAAGAGAGCTTGTTCGTCAGGCCCGTAAAGTTGCAGATAAGGGTGCAACCTTTTCTGGAAATGCGCAGGATTTCATTCAAGAAGTTGAAGCAACTTTCTTTGGTCTTACAAATGAGGCCAAGCAAGGAAGTATGGTTAAGCTTAATGAATGTCTAAAAGAAAATATTAAAGAGATCGAGGATACTTCACGTAAAGCGGGTGAGATTCAAGGTGTACCTACTGGTTATCCTGCACTTGATAAGCTTTTACTTGGTATGCAAGCTGGTCAGCTAATTATCCTTGCTGCCCGTCCTGCCATGGGGAAGACGGCCCTCGCTCTTAACGTTGCTCAAAATACATGTGAAATCTCAAAGCTTCCTGTTGCTCTATTCTCACTGGAGATGATGGCAAAAGAACTTTCAATGAGACTTCTAACTCAAAGAGCTAAAGTTGATTCTAAGAGAATTCGTACAAAAGATTTCTTAGAAACAGATCTAAGAAGAATTGGGCAAGGGATTAAGCAACTTGCTGAACTTCCAATTTATATCAACGATAATGCTGGTACAAACCTACTTGATATTCAGTCTGCCTGTCGTAAGATTAAGGCATCTGAAGGTCTAGGTCTGGTTGTTATCGACTACCTTCAGCTAATGAGTTCACATAATAAGGCCCTACCTCGTGAGCAGCAGATTTCAGAAATCTCAAGGGGCCTAAAGAATATGGCCAAAGAACTTGAGTGTCCTGTAATCGCATTATCACAGCTTAACCGTGGTGTTGAGGCAAGACCAAATAAGCGACCTATGACATCCGATCTTCGTGAATCTGGTTCAATTGAGCAGGATGCCGATATCGTTATGTTCGTTTACCGTGATGAGTACTACAATCCTGATACTAAAGATCAAGGGATTGCAGAAGTAATTGTTGGTAAAAACCGTGGTGGTGAAGTCGGAACAGCGAAGCTAACTTTCGTTGGTGCTCATACTAGTTTTGAGAACATTGCATATGGTGCTGAAGACCAACCAGGTGGATAA
- the rplI gene encoding 50S ribosomal protein L9: MKVILKETVKSLGNVGEIVNVSAGYARNFLIPNGAAVLADESNTAQVKHYEKLLAKKVEENKGEAKKVASAIDGLNIDLVKRVGTNGKLFGSVTTNDLAQELEKLGHTVERRHLLLEKPIRSVGKFDVKATIFSGIEAAFTVTVKMDPKQEEENKKKAEELAAAKAAKEALAKEQAENGTDGEEKAEMTEDEKLKMEANKILRS, from the coding sequence ATGAAAGTTATTCTTAAAGAAACTGTAAAGTCTCTTGGTAACGTTGGTGAGATCGTTAACGTATCTGCTGGTTATGCAAGAAACTTCCTAATCCCAAATGGTGCTGCAGTTCTTGCTGATGAGTCAAACACAGCACAGGTTAAGCACTATGAAAAACTACTTGCTAAAAAAGTAGAAGAAAACAAGGGTGAAGCAAAGAAAGTTGCTTCAGCTATCGACGGTCTAAATATTGATCTTGTAAAAAGAGTTGGAACTAACGGTAAACTATTTGGTTCTGTTACAACTAACGATCTTGCACAAGAACTTGAAAAGCTTGGTCACACTGTAGAAAGAAGACACCTTCTTCTAGAGAAGCCAATCCGTTCAGTTGGTAAATTTGATGTTAAAGCTACTATCTTCTCTGGAATTGAAGCTGCTTTTACAGTAACTGTAAAAATGGATCCAAAGCAAGAAGAAGAGAACAAGAAAAAAGCTGAAGAACTAGCTGCTGCTAAAGCTGCTAAAGAAGCTCTTGCAAAAGAACAAGCTGAAAACGGTACTGACGGTGAAGAAAAAGCTGAAATGACTGAAGATGAAAAGCTTAAAATGGAAGCTAACAAAATTCTTAGAAGCTAA
- a CDS encoding DUF2232 domain-containing protein: MKEEKPNTFTPISKENFTIGKLIFLCVVCLILSTAGPLAIFAPLPAAFAFLLYGNLKTFVTFGSVIILSLIAAQFGEGLIILANSAYVVFYAVIIGFLSASTILRNENPVTGLLRRGFLLLIVIFSLIGMVELIFPSTFSQAITTTVTENIDQLKSAPDYEDFIARGGEMAIAYQDLMEHPEKIIKMIYQWFFSVVFVGTFFILWLTSFMLLRNAKMWKMLHGHEYSLKDFVKFQVPEFFSYILIAGLALFLGGEYLGGEVVEVVGLNILMCLGVFYFFQGMGVYLDFLKYIKVTGFVRSILAIMTIFFAHRFIAIVGLIDGWANFRRFFKKNKEL, from the coding sequence ATGAAAGAAGAAAAGCCAAATACATTCACACCAATCTCAAAAGAGAACTTCACTATTGGGAAGCTTATCTTCTTGTGCGTGGTTTGTTTGATATTGAGCACAGCAGGTCCGCTTGCAATCTTCGCTCCACTTCCTGCTGCATTCGCATTCTTGCTATACGGGAACTTAAAGACTTTTGTAACTTTTGGTTCAGTAATTATTCTCTCATTAATTGCGGCGCAATTTGGAGAAGGACTCATAATTCTGGCGAATTCAGCTTATGTTGTTTTCTATGCTGTGATTATTGGATTCCTAAGTGCTTCAACAATTCTTCGCAATGAAAATCCTGTTACAGGGTTATTAAGAAGAGGATTTTTACTATTAATTGTAATCTTTAGTTTAATTGGGATGGTTGAATTAATTTTTCCATCGACATTTTCTCAAGCGATTACAACAACTGTTACAGAAAATATTGATCAATTAAAGAGTGCTCCTGACTATGAAGACTTCATTGCTCGTGGTGGGGAGATGGCAATAGCTTACCAAGACCTTATGGAGCATCCAGAGAAAATCATCAAGATGATTTATCAATGGTTCTTTTCAGTGGTTTTTGTTGGTACATTCTTTATCCTTTGGTTAACAAGTTTCATGTTACTAAGAAATGCAAAAATGTGGAAAATGCTACATGGGCATGAGTATAGCTTAAAAGACTTTGTGAAATTCCAAGTACCAGAGTTCTTTTCATATATTTTGATTGCTGGTTTAGCATTATTTCTAGGCGGGGAATACTTAGGAGGAGAAGTTGTTGAGGTTGTTGGCCTTAACATTTTAATGTGCTTAGGCGTATTTTACTTCTTTCAAGGAATGGGGGTTTACCTCGATTTCCTAAAATACATCAAGGTAACAGGTTTTGTTCGCTCAATTCTTGCTATCATGACTATTTTCTTTGCCCATCGCTTTATTGCGATTGTTGGACTCATCGATGGATGGGCCAACTTTAGAAGATTTTTTAAAAAAAATAAGGAGCTATAA
- the rpsR gene encoding 30S ribosomal protein S18, which yields MIYELALVAHASATEEQQTKLKNLVAEVAKSYDGDVHLTDDWGMRTFAQTAKNGAKQGNYIYFIVSGNKDLNTELQRRFRINEHVHKYLIVKLDEADAETAVKNYKTPFSKAHPGSQTDELDKGAEKDKRRFAKRKHCWFKANSITADWKDPKTYNWLVNEFGKIQPARVTGVSTKHHRWAQSAIKRARNIGLVSHVRGDFAH from the coding sequence ATGATTTATGAGTTAGCATTAGTAGCTCACGCAAGCGCTACTGAAGAGCAACAAACTAAACTTAAAAATTTAGTTGCTGAAGTTGCAAAATCTTATGATGGTGATGTTCACCTTACTGATGATTGGGGAATGAGAACTTTTGCTCAAACTGCCAAGAACGGTGCGAAACAAGGTAACTACATCTATTTCATCGTTTCAGGAAACAAAGACCTTAACACTGAACTTCAAAGACGTTTCAGAATTAACGAGCACGTACACAAGTACCTAATCGTTAAACTTGACGAAGCAGATGCTGAAACAGCTGTTAAAAACTACAAGACTCCATTCTCAAAAGCTCACCCAGGTTCACAAACTGATGAACTAGATAAAGGTGCAGAAAAAGATAAGAGAAGATTTGCTAAGAGAAAGCACTGCTGGTTCAAGGCAAATAGCATCACTGCAGATTGGAAAGATCCAAAGACTTATAACTGGCTTGTTAACGAGTTTGGTAAGATTCAACCAGCAAGAGTAACTGGTGTTTCTACTAAGCACCACAGATGGGCCCAAAGTGCTATTAAAAGAGCAAGAAACATTGGTCTAGTATCTCACGTTAGAGGTGACTTCGCTCACTAA
- a CDS encoding LON peptidase substrate-binding domain-containing protein: protein MRAFLFPLHKVSYQAILRKPLNIFEPRYIRMIHDAEMEGVPVALTYANLGQHASADHGSIPIEHEKYGSVRRITGLGRVQILQKSKDGSMLVVLEPFAKGEIISVYNEDAPYNTIEVENIPEFLTVMPEHMISLQKLQLVFREWAKSFFKNQAEYDALMHAAEDPIVLVGAITEFVITSPDLKQGILEIDDINAKIDVLLEWMN from the coding sequence ATGAGAGCATTTCTATTCCCATTACATAAAGTTTCGTATCAGGCAATTCTGAGAAAACCCCTCAATATATTTGAACCCCGCTATATTCGCATGATTCATGATGCTGAAATGGAAGGGGTTCCGGTTGCTCTGACATATGCTAATCTCGGCCAGCATGCTTCAGCTGATCACGGAAGTATTCCTATAGAGCATGAAAAGTATGGAAGTGTGCGAAGAATTACTGGCCTTGGCCGTGTGCAGATTCTTCAAAAGTCGAAAGATGGCAGTATGCTCGTTGTTCTTGAGCCATTTGCAAAAGGTGAAATCATTAGTGTCTACAACGAAGATGCTCCATATAATACAATCGAAGTGGAAAATATTCCTGAGTTTTTAACAGTGATGCCAGAGCATATGATTTCATTGCAAAAACTGCAGCTCGTATTTCGTGAATGGGCCAAGTCGTTTTTTAAAAATCAGGCCGAGTATGATGCTCTTATGCACGCGGCGGAAGATCCGATTGTTCTTGTTGGGGCCATCACTGAATTTGTTATAACTTCCCCTGATTTGAAGCAGGGCATCCTCGAAATCGATGACATCAATGCCAAAATCGATGTTCTTCTTGAATGGATGAACTGA